Genomic window (Phycisphaeraceae bacterium):
GGTGCCAACCATTGTCAGTTTCATTGCACTCTCCAGTTCTGCGATGATGCAGAGTGTACGTCGGGTTCCTGACGTTCGTTCATTTATGGAGTGGAAACACTGAAAAACCCCGACCAGTCCGATAGACTTGCCGCTATGACCACACAGGTAAAGACACAGTCGGGATCAGCAATCGAGATGAAGCCGAAGAGGAAATCGAGCAAGAAGCAGAGTGTTGCGGATCGGGTCGACAAGCACGTGTGCTACGAGCTTTCGGTGCAGGATCCCGAGCCCGAACTGGAGTTTATTGAGAACACGTTCGAGGAACTCAAGGGCAGGAAGCTGAAGCATCTGCGCGAGGACTTTTGCGGAACGGGAAATACGAGTTGCGCGTGGGTCGCCAAGGGGAGAGGGCGGACCGCCATCGGGCTTGATATTGATCAACCCACACTTGACTGGGGAGTTGCAAACAACCTCTCGAAGTTGAGCGAGAAGCATCAGGAACGTGTCAAACTCGTGAACTGCGATGTGCTGGAACCGACCGATGATGCGTGCGGCGCGGATGCTGTTGTGGCGCATAACTTCAGCTACTGGTTGTTCAAGGATCGAAAGACATTATGTGCGTACTTTGCAAAGGTGCGCGAAACACTTGCCGACGACGGAGTTCTTTTTCTTGACTGCTATGGCGGTTGGGAATCTCACGATGTGCTGGAAGAACCGAAGGATGTGGAAGTTCCCAAGAGTATGGTTGCGCTCTTTGGTGGTGACACCTTCGAATACATCTGGGATCAGGATGAGATCGATCCGGTGCGGAACAACATGAAATGCTACATCCACTTCAAGTTTCTCGATGGATCGGAGATGCGTAAAGCCTTTTCGTATGACTGGCGCATGTGGTCGATTCCTGAGATTCGTGAGTTGCTTGCAGAGGCTGGCTTTAAGAAGTCCACTGTCTACTGGGAAGGTGTCGAGGAGTGCGCCTGCGGCAAGGACGATTGCGATTGCGAATGTGAGGGTGACGGCATCTTTGAGCCTGTCGAAGAGGCCGAGACGTGCCAGTCATGGATCTGCTATCTCACTGCTGAAAAGTAAGCAGCCATTATTGTAGTGACAGGTGTGTACAAAGATCGTTGAGCAGTGATGATGCACCTAAGCGGAATCGTGCTGGCGTGGTTGCCTCGTTGCCGAGCACGTCGCGAACCAGATCAAGGTATGTCGCTGCGTCCTTTTTGGTGCGAACACCACCAGCAGCTTTGAAGCCGACGACATGACCGGTCGCCTTTGTGTGATCCCTGATTGCTTCGAGCATCACGCGAGCCGAGTCGAGTTCTGCGCCAGCGGCTCCTTTTCCCGTACTGGTCTTCAGAAATGCGCCGTGACAGTTTGCCAGGTGCAGCGCGCTGAGGACGTGTTCAGACACGCTGCATACAAGATCGAGCGAGTTGAGTTCGCACGTCTCCAGAATGACTTTGATTGTTGCTTCGGAATCTGCGTGCGCACATCGCGAAGCCATCTCTCGAACTTCCCTTGCGATAGTAATGAGATCACCCGAGCGTGCCAGTCCGCGATTGATAACAATATCGATCTCGTCAGCACCGTTCGCAACTGCCCACTCGACCTCGGCGAGTCGCACCGAAAGGGGAGATTGTCCGTGAGGAAACATGGATGCGACGCAGGCGACTCGAACCATAGAACCAGCGAGTGTTTCCTTTGCTGCGGGGACGAAGTTGGGAAACACGCATACAGCAGCTACCGGTGGAGCTTTGTGCTCTAGTGATGGTGTTGCGGCGCGCTGGCATAATGCACGCACATCGGTCTCTGTGTCGATTGCGTTGAGGGTTGTCAGATCAAGCACGCTGATGAGGTGGTGGATTGAGTCGATGTCAGGCATGTGGTTTCCCTTTGTTGTGATCAAGTGATCGTAGAAACGCGGAGACTGCTTCACTGCACGCATTCAGATGGTCAGGATGAGTCCATAGATCCATATGCCTCCCATCGGGTATGGTGATGAGTTGCCCGTGCGATGCAGCATCCGCGATTGCTTTGCCGTCACTGAGCGGGCAGATCTCGTCCTTTGTACCGTGAAGAACCAGCAAAGGGCAGGTGATTTGTCGAGCGAGTTCGACACGACTGAATCCTGGCCAGCGGACCCCTGTGCCCCCCTGAAATCCGGCGAGTGGGATTGCTCCAGGCACCAATATGCTGCCGGGGAGCTCACGGCGGTTGAGAACATTGATGGCTGGTGTTTGTGGGTGAATGTACGGCGCTTCAGCAATGACACCGGCGACGCGCGACGAGTTTCCGGTGCAGAGTGCGGCAGCTGTCGCGATACTGATTCCAGCCCCCATCGACCAGCCAAAGAGCATCACGCGATCTTCAGGACGCGTTGTTTGTGAGACAAGTTCGACGAGATGCTGATATTCGCGAGCGCCGAGGACGCACGCTCCGGAGGTATCGCCGAGTCCAGGTGGGTCCCAGAGCAGGATGCGTGAGCACTCGGGGAGAAGCGCTGGCACACGTGACAATGCAACCCATTTGGAATCTGACCATCCCGGTGTGATGATCACTGTTGTGCCGTCGGGCTTGTTGCCAGCGATATCCCAGACTTTGAAGACATGCGATCTGCGGGTGTTTGGAAGTGTGTGTGTGAACTCCCATTCCTCCCACGCGGTTGGTTGCGGCACAATATCGGCTGGCGAGCCGGGAGATTGTCTGGAAACAGCCCAAGCGTAGGTTTTTCTGGGAGGATGACGCAGACCGTGCGCAACCATACACACTGCTGCGATCCAAAGCAACAGCAATCCCAGCAGCAGGAGCACACCAAGTCCGAGCATACCGAATCATTGCTGGTGTGAGAACAGAATGCGGGTTTTTCTCAGAAGAGATTCTTGATGTCATTGAAGGTGACAACGATGAACATCGCACCGATCAGAGCAATTCCTGCCATGGTTGCGACATTCTGGATGATGATCGGCACCGGTCGTTTGGTGATCA
Coding sequences:
- a CDS encoding class I SAM-dependent methyltransferase → MTTQVKTQSGSAIEMKPKRKSSKKQSVADRVDKHVCYELSVQDPEPELEFIENTFEELKGRKLKHLREDFCGTGNTSCAWVAKGRGRTAIGLDIDQPTLDWGVANNLSKLSEKHQERVKLVNCDVLEPTDDACGADAVVAHNFSYWLFKDRKTLCAYFAKVRETLADDGVLFLDCYGGWESHDVLEEPKDVEVPKSMVALFGGDTFEYIWDQDEIDPVRNNMKCYIHFKFLDGSEMRKAFSYDWRMWSIPEIRELLAEAGFKKSTVYWEGVEECACGKDDCDCECEGDGIFEPVEEAETCQSWICYLTAEK
- the deoC gene encoding deoxyribose-phosphate aldolase: MPDIDSIHHLISVLDLTTLNAIDTETDVRALCQRAATPSLEHKAPPVAAVCVFPNFVPAAKETLAGSMVRVACVASMFPHGQSPLSVRLAEVEWAVANGADEIDIVINRGLARSGDLITIAREVREMASRCAHADSEATIKVILETCELNSLDLVCSVSEHVLSALHLANCHGAFLKTSTGKGAAGAELDSARVMLEAIRDHTKATGHVVGFKAAGGVRTKKDAATYLDLVRDVLGNEATTPARFRLGASSLLNDLCTHLSLQ
- a CDS encoding alpha/beta hydrolase; protein product: MLGLGVLLLLGLLLLWIAAVCMVAHGLRHPPRKTYAWAVSRQSPGSPADIVPQPTAWEEWEFTHTLPNTRRSHVFKVWDIAGNKPDGTTVIITPGWSDSKWVALSRVPALLPECSRILLWDPPGLGDTSGACVLGAREYQHLVELVSQTTRPEDRVMLFGWSMGAGISIATAAALCTGNSSRVAGVIAEAPYIHPQTPAINVLNRRELPGSILVPGAIPLAGFQGGTGVRWPGFSRVELARQITCPLLVLHGTKDEICPLSDGKAIADAASHGQLITIPDGRHMDLWTHPDHLNACSEAVSAFLRSLDHNKGKPHA